Part of the Clostridium sporogenes genome, AAAATAAAGGATATGATATACATGTAATATCATTGAATGATGGGGATATAGACGGAGTTACGGTACATAGTTTTAACAAAGATTTAGATAAGATAAGAAAAGGAAGCTCTTTTAATAAAATTTCTTATATAAGATATTTTAGTGATATAAAAAAAATTATAGAAAAAATAAAACCGGATGTTGTTCATGCTCATTATGCTACTAGCTATGGTTTATTAGGAGCATTATCAGGATTTCATCCTTACATAATATCTGTTTGGGGTAGTGATGTATATGATTTTCCTAAGGGAAGTTATGTAAAAAGAAAAATGGTTGAGTATAATTTATCCAAAGCAGATATTATAATGTCTACCAGTAAAGTAATGGCAAAAGAGACAAATCAGTATACTACTAAAAATATAGAAATAACCCCTTTTGGAGTAAATATAGATATATTTAAGCCTTGCGACGATAAATATGAAAAAAAAGAAAATTTAGTAATAGGTACAATTAAAACATTAGAGCCTAAATATGGTATAGAATACTTAGTTAGAGCTTTTGCAAAGGTAAAGCAAACACATAGTAATATTAAGTTAGAAATTGCAGGGGTAGGGGACCAAAAGGAATTTTTACTTAATTTATGTAATGAACTTAATATAAAAGACCATGTTAAATTTTTAGGGTTTATAAATCAGCAAAAGGTAATAGAAGCTTTTAATAGATTTGATGTAGCTGTATTTCCTTCCACATTAGATAGTGAAAGTTTCGGGGTAGCGGCAGTAGAGGCACAGGCATGTGGAACTCCAGTAATTGTTTCTAATGTAGGAGGATTACCGGAAGCTACATCCCCTAATAATAGTAGTCTATTAGTAAATAAAAAAAGTGTAGATGAGCTAGCAGAGGCTATAGAAAGATTAATTGAGGATGAGAATTTAAGGATAAACATGGGTAAGGCAGGAAGAAGATTTGTGGAAGATAATTTTAATATAGAAGATAATTTTAATAATGTAGATACAATGTATAAATCTATAATAGATGGAGGAGATAATTAATGAAGATATTAACAGTAGTTGGTGCACGTCCACAATTTATAAAAGCAGCAGCGGTTTCAAATATAATAAGAAAAGAGCATAAAGAAATATTAGTTCATACTGGGCAACATTATGATGAAAATATGTCTAAAATATTTTTTGAAGAATTAAGAATACCTAAGCCAGATTATAATTTAGAAATAGGTTCAGGTAATCATGGTGAGCAGACAGGTAAAATGCTTATAGAATTAGAAAGAATATATTTAAAAGAAAAGCCAGATTTAGTGCTAGTGTATGGAGATACAAATTCTACATTAGCAGGAGCTTTGTGTGCAAGTAAATTGTTAATACCTGTAGCTCATGTAGAAGCTGGTCTTAGAAGCTTTAATATGAATATGCCAGAAGAACAAAATAGAATTCTTACAGATCATATATCAAAGTTATTATTTGTACCTACAGTTACAGCAGAAAAAAATCTTCATACTGAGGGAGTTAATAATGGTGTTCATAATGTAGGAGATGTAATGTTTGATGCTGTATTACATTTTAAGAAATTGGCAGAAGAAAAGGAAAGTATACTAGATAAAATCTCTATAAAATCTGGAGAATATATTTTAACAACAATACATAGAGCAGAAAACACTAATGATATAAATAGATTGAAAAATATAATAGAGGCATTAAATGAAAGCGGAAAGTCAATAGTATTACCACTTCATCCAAGAACTAAAAAATATATGGAAGATTATAATTTACAATTTAATGATAATATAAAATTAATAGAGCCAGTAGGATATCTTGATATGATTACTTTAGAAATGAATTCACAAAAGATAGTTACTGATAGTGGTGGAGTTCAAAAAGAAGCTTTCTTTATAGAAAAACCTTGTGTTACTATGAGAGATGAAACAGAGTGGGTAGAGACCGTAGAAAATGGATGGAATGTAATAGTAGGTACAAATAAAGAAAAAATATTAAATGCTATAGTAAATTTTAAGCCTGAAAAAGAACAGCAAGAAATATTTGGAAATGGTCATGCAGCAGAAAAAATATTAGATATAATAAACAAAATGAAGTAATTATTTTGAGGTGATAATATGAAAATCCTATTTTTGACTCAATACTGTCCACCTGAAGTTGGAGCACCTCAAAACAGAATTTTTGAGTTTGCAAAGCAACTAAAAAAATTCGGTCATGAGGTTACAATATTAACGGCTATGCCAAATTATCCTAAAGGTGAAATATTTGATGGTTATAAGGGAAAGAAAATAGTAAAAGAGGAACTGGATGGAATAAACATCGTTCGTACAAGTATATATGCAACAAAGGATAAATCCTTTGTAAAAAGACTTAGAAATTATCTTTCATTTACTTTTTCTTCAGTATTTACAGGTTCTAAATATATTGATAATCAGGATGCTATAATAACAGAATCTCCACCGCTATTTTTAGGGTGGTCAGGATATATTTTATCTAAAAGGAAAAAAGCAAAATTTATTTTTAATGTATCTGATTTATGGCCAGAATCTGCTGTAAAATTAGATGTATTACATAATAAATTTCTTATAAAGGCATCTACATGGCTTGAAGAATTTTGTTATAAAAAAGCAGCAGCAGTTACTGGGCAAACAAAGGGTATAGTTCATAATATTGTAAGCAGAGGTTTTGATAAAAATAAAGTTCATTTAATAACTAATGGAGTAGATACAGAATTTTTTAAAAAAGAAAATAGAGATGAAAGATTAAGAGAAAAGTGGAGATTAAAGGATAAATTTGCAGTATGTTATGCGGGTATACATGGCTTAGCTCAAGGATTAGAAGTTATTATAAATGCAGCGGAATTATTAAAAGAAGAAAGAGATATACAATTTGTATTTATAGGAGATGGACCAGAAAAATCTAAGCTTATGACTATGGTAAAAGAAAAAAAATTAACTAATGTATCTTTTCAACCAGTACAGTCTAAACCTAATATGCCTAAAATAATAGCGTCTATGGATGCTACTGTAGTTCCCTTAAAAAAATTAGATTTATTTAAGGGTGCATTGCCATCAAAAATGTTTGAAGCATTGGCATCTGAATTACCTATAGTATTAGCTGTAGAAGGAGAAGCAGAAAAGCTTATAAATGAAGCTAGTGCTGGAATAACTGTAGAACCAGAGAATGCAAAAGAAATTGCACAAGCAGTTTTAAAGTTATATAAAAATAAGGATATTAAAGAGAAATTAGGGC contains:
- a CDS encoding glycosyltransferase; this translates as MKICYLADANSTHTKKWCRFFENKGYDIHVISLNDGDIDGVTVHSFNKDLDKIRKGSSFNKISYIRYFSDIKKIIEKIKPDVVHAHYATSYGLLGALSGFHPYIISVWGSDVYDFPKGSYVKRKMVEYNLSKADIIMSTSKVMAKETNQYTTKNIEITPFGVNIDIFKPCDDKYEKKENLVIGTIKTLEPKYGIEYLVRAFAKVKQTHSNIKLEIAGVGDQKEFLLNLCNELNIKDHVKFLGFINQQKVIEAFNRFDVAVFPSTLDSESFGVAAVEAQACGTPVIVSNVGGLPEATSPNNSSLLVNKKSVDELAEAIERLIEDENLRINMGKAGRRFVEDNFNIEDNFNNVDTMYKSIIDGGDN
- a CDS encoding glycosyltransferase family 4 protein, translating into MKILFLTQYCPPEVGAPQNRIFEFAKQLKKFGHEVTILTAMPNYPKGEIFDGYKGKKIVKEELDGINIVRTSIYATKDKSFVKRLRNYLSFTFSSVFTGSKYIDNQDAIITESPPLFLGWSGYILSKRKKAKFIFNVSDLWPESAVKLDVLHNKFLIKASTWLEEFCYKKAAAVTGQTKGIVHNIVSRGFDKNKVHLITNGVDTEFFKKENRDERLREKWRLKDKFAVCYAGIHGLAQGLEVIINAAELLKEERDIQFVFIGDGPEKSKLMTMVKEKKLTNVSFQPVQSKPNMPKIIASMDATVVPLKKLDLFKGALPSKMFEALASELPIVLAVEGEAEKLINEASAGITVEPENAKEIAQAVLKLYKNKDIKEKLGQNGRDYVIKNYSRESITRKLENILLKLKNS
- the wecB gene encoding non-hydrolyzing UDP-N-acetylglucosamine 2-epimerase, whose translation is MKILTVVGARPQFIKAAAVSNIIRKEHKEILVHTGQHYDENMSKIFFEELRIPKPDYNLEIGSGNHGEQTGKMLIELERIYLKEKPDLVLVYGDTNSTLAGALCASKLLIPVAHVEAGLRSFNMNMPEEQNRILTDHISKLLFVPTVTAEKNLHTEGVNNGVHNVGDVMFDAVLHFKKLAEEKESILDKISIKSGEYILTTIHRAENTNDINRLKNIIEALNESGKSIVLPLHPRTKKYMEDYNLQFNDNIKLIEPVGYLDMITLEMNSQKIVTDSGGVQKEAFFIEKPCVTMRDETEWVETVENGWNVIVGTNKEKILNAIVNFKPEKEQQEIFGNGHAAEKILDIINKMK